The following are encoded together in the Trachemys scripta elegans isolate TJP31775 chromosome 7, CAS_Tse_1.0, whole genome shotgun sequence genome:
- the GNG3 gene encoding guanine nucleotide-binding protein G(I)/G(S)/G(O) subunit gamma-3, whose amino-acid sequence MKGETPVNSTMSIGQARKMVEQLKIEASMCRIKVSKAAADLMTYCDAHACEDPLITPVPTSENPFREKKFFCALL is encoded by the exons ATGAAGGGCGAAACCCCCGTCAACAGTACCATGAGCATCGGGCAGGCCCGCAAGATGGTGGAGCAGCTCAAGATTGAGGCCAGCATGTGCCGGATAAAG gtaTCCAAGGCAGCAGCTGATCTGATGACATACTGTGATGCTCACGCCTGCGAAGACCCACTCATCACCCCGGTGCCCACCTCCGAGAACCCGTTCCGTGAGAAGAAGTTCTTCTGTGCCCTGCTCTGA